CGCCGTAGGCATGGGTGTTCTCCCTGTGTGAAAAACCTGAAGGAGCCATCAACGCCCTTGAGGAACGGCGAAGATGGGGTCGCTTCAACGGTCTGTTGAACACTACGCCCGCTTCCGGCCATCAAGATCGACATCGTGCGGTGATCATCCGGACACGCAGTGGGATCACCGCAGGCAGCGTGTCCGAGCCGAGGGCCCCGGCAGTACCACCTTGACCGGGATCCAGCCGTTCGTTGAACATCTCTTGGACCGATCCAGGTGAAGAGCAGACCAATCGCCCGGCGGTGGGGCGGTCCCTCAGGGGTGGTGGACGGGGTCCGCGACCCGGGCGGCGGCGAGCGGCCGCCAGGACAGTCCGAGGCGGCGGTAGAGACGGACGGCGGCGGTGTTCCAGCCGTCGACCATCAGGGCGGCCATGCCGTGGTCGGCGACCAGGCGGTCCAGGACGAGGCCGCACACGGCCGTGCCGGCGCCGCGTCCGCGCGCCCGCTCGGCGGCGGCGACTCCGGCGAGGAACCCGACGCCGGGCGCGCTCCAGGCGTCGGCGGCGCACGCCGACAGCGCCCCGGAGGCCTCGCGCACCCCGGCCCAGCGGCGCACGCCGGGGCGGCCGGGCCGGGCATGGGAGTTCGGGAACGCCTCGTCCAGCAGCCGGGCGACGTCCTGATCATCCGACGGGGTCAGCCACGAGGCCGCGTCCCCGTGGCCGGTGGCGGTGTCCGTCTGCATCCAGCCGAAGGCGTCGACGAACTCCAGTCCCGGAAGTCGGGTCACGAGGTCGCGGACGAGGCTCTCGTCGCCGAGGGGCCGGAAGGTGGGGCCGAGCCGGGGCAGGAGCGCGCGGATCAGGGCCGCGGCGGCGTCGGCGGGTCCGGTGACGGCGAGCCGGTCACGACCGGACAGGCCGGGGGCCGCCACCGCCGCGGCCTCACCGAGGAAGAAGGCCCGCGCGCCGCCGAGCAGGTCGCCTGCCGCCCACAGCAGGAGCGGGTCACCGTTCGCCGCGGCCCGGACGTCATCGAGGGAACGCAACTCACGCGGACCGGCCATGGGCACAGGGTAGTCGGCGCGCGGGGCCGCGCTCCGGGGCGGGGCGGGACGGCGGTCCCGCCCCGCCGGTGGGTCGGTCAGTCCGACGGTACCTTCAGCCGGTCCCAGCTGGTCCGGCCCGGGATGCCGTCCGCGTCCTTGCCCCGGTAGCCGAGTTTCTGCTGCCAGGCCGCGTAGGACTTGCGGTCGGCTTCGGTCCACTCGGGGTTCGGGCCCTTCTCGTAGCGGCCGCAGCCCTCGGCGACCAGGCGGCGGCCCATGGCGGTGATCAGGGGGGACTTTTGCCCGATGTGGAAGAAGCCGGAGCCCGGGAAGGGCGCGTACTTGGGCTTGGGCCCGGGCTTGGGGTCGCCCGGCCCCTTGCCGCCCTTACTCGCGAGCCGGCCGGCGATGCGCGCCCGCATGCCGTCCATGGTGAAGCCCCGCGGGTCCTGCTTGCCGGGCTGCCACTCCTTGTGGCCGATGACCGAGCGCTCCGACCACCCGTGGTGCCGGCAGATCGCGGCGGCCACCTTCTCGATGGCCTCCTTCTGCGCCTCGGGCCAAGGGTCCTTGCCGTCCCCGAGGTTGACGCACTCGAAGCCGTAGAAGTGCCGGTTGCCGTCGACGTCGGCCTGGTTGTCCTGCGGCAGCTTCGACTCGTTGACGACCGCCCGCAGCACGTCGCCGTCACCGAGCCCGGCGTGGTTGGCGCGGCCGTTGCCGACGAGGTGGACGTGGCCCTCCTTGTCGATGACCCCGTGGCAGAGCGGGCCCGGCAGGCCGGAGTAGCCGTCGTAGCAGATGTTCACGGAGTTCTCGGTGCCCGAGGTGACGGTGTGGTGGATCATCACGCCGTTCACCGGGCCCCAGGGCCCCTTGGTGTTGCGGTTGTGGTGGCGCCAGTCGCGCACCTCGTGGACCGTCAGGCCTTCCGCGCGCAGGACCTCCAGCAGCTTGGCCGCGCTCATCGGCTGCGCCATCACTCGTCTCCTTCCGCGGCGGCCTCCGCCGCCGCCGTGGTCTGGGAACGACTCTCGGCGGGGCCGGCCTCGGCGGCCCGCTCCTCCTG
This Streptomyces misionensis DNA region includes the following protein-coding sequences:
- a CDS encoding GNAT family N-acetyltransferase, with amino-acid sequence MAGPRELRSLDDVRAAANGDPLLLWAAGDLLGGARAFFLGEAAAVAAPGLSGRDRLAVTGPADAAAALIRALLPRLGPTFRPLGDESLVRDLVTRLPGLEFVDAFGWMQTDTATGHGDAASWLTPSDDQDVARLLDEAFPNSHARPGRPGVRRWAGVREASGALSACAADAWSAPGVGFLAGVAAAERARGRGAGTAVCGLVLDRLVADHGMAALMVDGWNTAAVRLYRRLGLSWRPLAAARVADPVHHP
- a CDS encoding peptidoglycan-binding protein, yielding MAQPMSAAKLLEVLRAEGLTVHEVRDWRHHNRNTKGPWGPVNGVMIHHTVTSGTENSVNICYDGYSGLPGPLCHGVIDKEGHVHLVGNGRANHAGLGDGDVLRAVVNESKLPQDNQADVDGNRHFYGFECVNLGDGKDPWPEAQKEAIEKVAAAICRHHGWSERSVIGHKEWQPGKQDPRGFTMDGMRARIAGRLASKGGKGPGDPKPGPKPKYAPFPGSGFFHIGQKSPLITAMGRRLVAEGCGRYEKGPNPEWTEADRKSYAAWQQKLGYRGKDADGIPGRTSWDRLKVPSD